In Listeria monocytogenes, the following proteins share a genomic window:
- a CDS encoding low molecular weight protein arginine phosphatase, whose amino-acid sequence MNVLFVCTGNTCRSPLAEKILQDLRPDLDVRSAGTRALDGDAISGNSRQILAQMNLPTTHQAKKVTEADIDWADQIYVMTQKHQVELKSLFPKASDKIQLISEDKTDIPDPYGGSIEQYEITYYELKSAISERFL is encoded by the coding sequence ATGAATGTCTTATTTGTTTGTACAGGAAATACGTGTCGAAGTCCTTTAGCTGAAAAAATCTTGCAGGATTTGCGCCCAGATCTAGATGTTCGTTCAGCTGGGACACGTGCTTTGGACGGGGACGCTATCTCTGGAAATTCACGTCAAATTCTCGCGCAGATGAATTTGCCAACAACGCACCAAGCTAAAAAAGTTACAGAAGCAGATATAGATTGGGCTGACCAAATCTACGTAATGACTCAAAAACATCAAGTGGAACTAAAAAGCCTTTTTCCAAAAGCGAGCGATAAAATTCAACTAATTTCCGAAGATAAAACAGATATTCCAGATCCTTACGGTGGATCAATCGAGCAATACGAAATTACCTATTACGAACTAAAAAGTGCAATTTCCGAACGTTTTTTATAA
- the atpE gene encoding F0F1 ATP synthase subunit C produces MSLGVIAAAIAVGLGALGAGIGNGLIVSKTVEGVARQPEARSMLQTIMFIGIGLVEALPIIAVVIAFMVLNK; encoded by the coding sequence ATGTCTTTAGGTGTTATTGCAGCTGCTATCGCTGTTGGATTAGGTGCATTAGGTGCGGGTATTGGTAACGGTCTTATCGTATCAAAAACTGTCGAGGGTGTTGCGCGTCAACCAGAAGCGCGTTCTATGCTACAAACAATCATGTTCATTGGTATCGGTCTTGTTGAGGCCCTTCCTATCATCGCTGTTGTTATTGCGTTCATGGTTCTTAATAAATAA
- the atpB gene encoding F0F1 ATP synthase subunit A, translated as MEEEFPTISLLGIDFNLSNILMITVTCVIVLLIAIICTRNLQRRPTGKQNFIEWVMDFVRGIINSNMDWKTGGRFHVLGITLLMFIFVANMLGLPFQIAINDEVWWRSPTADPIVTLTLAIMVLGLTHYYGIKMRGFKHYFVGTYFSPMKFLFPLKLVEEFANTLTLGLRLYGNIFAGEVLLTIIATQLAHMNIFVGVLAIIPALLWQGFSIFIGAIQAYIFTMLTMVYMSHKVSDEH; from the coding sequence TTGGAAGAGGAATTTCCAACGATAAGCCTATTAGGAATCGACTTTAATCTATCTAACATTTTGATGATTACTGTGACTTGTGTCATCGTTCTTCTAATAGCCATTATCTGTACCAGAAATCTGCAACGCCGACCTACCGGAAAGCAGAACTTCATTGAATGGGTTATGGATTTTGTCAGAGGTATTATTAATAGTAATATGGATTGGAAAACCGGTGGGAGATTCCATGTGCTTGGTATTACACTACTAATGTTTATTTTCGTAGCTAATATGCTAGGACTGCCATTTCAAATCGCGATTAACGATGAAGTATGGTGGCGTTCACCTACAGCGGATCCAATTGTCACATTAACACTTGCGATAATGGTTCTTGGCTTAACGCATTACTATGGTATTAAAATGCGTGGTTTCAAGCACTATTTTGTTGGTACTTACTTTAGTCCAATGAAATTTTTATTCCCACTTAAATTAGTAGAAGAATTTGCTAATACTTTAACGCTTGGTTTACGTCTTTACGGTAATATTTTCGCCGGCGAAGTTTTGTTAACCATCATTGCAACACAACTTGCTCATATGAATATATTTGTAGGTGTGCTAGCAATAATTCCTGCGTTACTATGGCAAGGATTCTCGATTTTTATTGGGGCAATTCAAGCGTACATTTTCACTATGCTGACCATGGTTTACATGTCGCATAAGGTAAGTGACGAACATTAA
- a CDS encoding ATP synthase subunit I, producing MLESLIGMYHRHQKYMVLFIAVCLCGWFLTPYIHIFLGLKLGLIVGWFNYWLLMRRTQSMTRALAENRSFYGMGMPFRMGSVLFATIIATQLPEYFHVYSMVIGLGLAYAIIFLDFFVYSMYRRKKFLKREG from the coding sequence ATGTTAGAATCGCTAATTGGCATGTATCATCGTCATCAAAAGTATATGGTTCTTTTTATTGCTGTTTGTCTTTGTGGATGGTTTTTAACCCCATATATACATATTTTCTTGGGACTTAAGTTGGGTTTAATCGTCGGCTGGTTTAACTACTGGCTATTAATGAGGCGTACACAATCAATGACTAGAGCTTTGGCTGAAAATCGTTCTTTTTATGGTATGGGAATGCCATTTAGAATGGGGAGCGTGTTATTTGCTACTATTATAGCGACGCAACTGCCGGAATATTTTCATGTTTATAGCATGGTAATCGGACTTGGGCTTGCATATGCAATTATTTTTCTAGATTTTTTTGTGTATTCCATGTACCGCAGAAAAAAGTTTTTAAAAAGAGAGGGGTGA
- a CDS encoding F0F1 ATP synthase subunit gamma, producing the protein MASLIDIKQRITSTRKTSQITKAMQMVSAAKLGRAESNARSYEPYVSKIKDVVTHVASTGNSSDHPMLVSRPVHRTGYIVLTSDTGLAGSYNSSVIKEVFQEINKKHTSSDEYAIITVGRSARDFFKARQMNVVLEVQGITDHPIFAEIKDIASNTVQMFEDGVYDEVFIYYNHHINSISSELRKEQLLPLTEFHEKGKETDVDLTTYEFEPSEQEILEVLLPQYVESLIFGALLDAKAAEHAARMTAMRSATDNASDLISDLSLQYNRARQAAITQEITEIVGGAAALE; encoded by the coding sequence TTGGCATCTTTAATCGATATTAAACAACGAATAACTTCTACACGTAAAACAAGTCAAATTACAAAAGCAATGCAAATGGTATCGGCAGCAAAACTAGGTCGTGCAGAATCAAACGCGCGTTCATATGAACCGTATGTTTCTAAAATCAAAGACGTAGTAACACATGTTGCTAGCACTGGTAACAGTAGCGACCACCCAATGCTTGTATCTAGACCTGTTCACCGTACTGGTTATATCGTACTTACTTCTGATACTGGACTTGCAGGTTCTTACAACAGTTCCGTAATCAAAGAAGTATTTCAAGAAATTAATAAAAAGCATACGTCAAGTGATGAATATGCAATAATCACTGTAGGTAGATCTGCTCGAGACTTCTTCAAAGCACGCCAAATGAACGTGGTTTTAGAAGTACAAGGTATTACAGATCACCCGATATTTGCGGAAATTAAAGATATTGCTAGTAACACAGTTCAAATGTTTGAAGATGGTGTTTATGACGAGGTTTTCATTTATTATAATCACCATATTAATTCTATTTCTAGCGAACTGAGAAAAGAGCAACTACTACCACTGACAGAATTTCACGAAAAAGGTAAGGAAACAGATGTAGATTTAACTACATACGAATTCGAGCCTTCCGAACAAGAAATTCTGGAAGTATTATTGCCGCAATATGTGGAAAGCCTAATTTTCGGAGCACTTCTGGATGCCAAAGCCGCTGAACATGCTGCTCGTATGACTGCCATGAGAAGCGCGACAGACAATGCATCCGATTTAATCAGTGACTTATCACTACAATATAACCGTGCTCGCCAAGCTGCGATCACGCAAGAAATTACCGAAATCGTCGGAGGAGCAGCCGCGCTCGAATAG
- the wecB gene encoding non-hydrolyzing UDP-N-acetylglucosamine 2-epimerase, producing the protein MAKIKVMSIFGTRPEAIKMAPLVLALEKEPETFESTVVITAQHREMLDQVLEIFDIKPDIDLDIMKKGQTLADITSRVMNGINEVIAAENPDIVLVHGDTTTSFAAGLATFYQQKMLGHVEAGLRTWNKYSPFPEEMNRQLTGVMADMHFSPTKQAKENLLAEGKDPATIFVTGNTAIDALKTTVQKDYHHPILENLGDHRLILMTAHRRENLGEPMQGMFEAVREIVESREDVELVYPMHLNPAVREKAMSILGGHERIHLIEPLDAIDFHNFLRKSYLVFTDSGGVQEEAPGMGVPVLVLRDTTERPEGIEAGTLKLIGTNKENLIKEALDLLDNKENHDKMARAANPYGDGFAANRILAAIKSQFEKTGRPEDFVV; encoded by the coding sequence TTGGCTAAAATCAAAGTAATGAGTATCTTTGGGACAAGACCAGAGGCAATAAAAATGGCACCACTCGTTTTGGCACTAGAAAAAGAACCAGAAACATTTGAGTCAACAGTAGTGATTACAGCTCAACACCGTGAAATGCTAGATCAAGTCTTAGAGATTTTTGATATTAAACCAGATATTGACTTAGATATTATGAAAAAAGGCCAAACCTTAGCCGATATAACTTCGCGTGTAATGAATGGAATTAATGAAGTTATTGCTGCCGAAAATCCTGATATCGTTCTAGTTCACGGAGATACAACAACAAGTTTTGCGGCAGGACTAGCTACCTTTTATCAACAAAAAATGCTCGGGCATGTTGAAGCTGGACTTAGAACGTGGAATAAATATTCGCCGTTTCCAGAAGAGATGAATCGTCAGCTAACAGGTGTTATGGCGGATATGCACTTTTCCCCAACTAAACAAGCGAAAGAAAACTTGCTTGCGGAAGGAAAAGATCCGGCTACTATTTTTGTGACTGGGAATACAGCTATTGATGCCCTTAAGACAACTGTGCAAAAAGATTACCACCATCCAATTTTGGAAAATCTTGGCGACCATCGTTTAATACTTATGACGGCTCACCGCAGAGAAAATTTAGGCGAACCGATGCAAGGGATGTTTGAAGCGGTTCGAGAAATCGTGGAAAGTCGTGAGGACGTTGAACTTGTGTACCCGATGCATTTGAATCCAGCTGTTAGGGAAAAAGCAATGAGCATTTTAGGCGGACACGAACGTATTCATTTAATCGAACCATTAGATGCGATTGATTTTCATAATTTCTTGCGCAAATCTTATCTTGTGTTTACTGATTCAGGCGGCGTTCAAGAAGAAGCTCCAGGCATGGGCGTGCCAGTTTTAGTTTTACGTGATACGACAGAGCGCCCAGAAGGAATCGAAGCAGGGACGTTAAAATTAATCGGAACAAATAAAGAAAATCTAATTAAAGAGGCATTGGATTTACTTGATAATAAAGAAAATCATGACAAAATGGCGCGCGCAGCTAACCCATACGGTGATGGATTTGCAGCTAATCGAATTTTAGCAGCAATCAAAAGTCAGTTTGAAAAAACGGGACGACCAGAAGATTTTGTCGTGTAA
- the upp gene encoding uracil phosphoribosyltransferase yields the protein MANVHVINHPLVQHKLTIIRDKNTGTKAFRELVDEVATLMAYEITRDMELEDIQVETPLQTTTAKTLTGKKLGIVPILRAGLGMQDGILKLIPAAKVGHVGLYRDHDTLEPVEYFVKLPSDVEERLFIVVDPMLATGGSAIMAIDCLKKRGARNMKFMCLVAAPEGVKALQDAHPDVEIYVAGLDEKLDENGYIRPGLGDAGDRLFGTK from the coding sequence ATGGCAAATGTACACGTAATTAATCACCCACTAGTACAACACAAATTAACAATCATTCGAGATAAAAATACGGGAACAAAAGCATTCCGCGAACTTGTAGATGAAGTCGCTACATTAATGGCGTACGAAATTACACGTGATATGGAACTCGAAGACATCCAAGTAGAAACACCACTACAAACAACAACTGCTAAAACACTTACTGGTAAAAAATTAGGGATTGTTCCTATTTTAAGAGCTGGTCTTGGTATGCAAGATGGTATTTTAAAACTTATTCCTGCAGCAAAAGTAGGGCATGTAGGTCTTTATCGTGACCATGATACACTAGAACCAGTAGAATATTTTGTAAAACTACCTTCTGATGTGGAAGAACGTCTTTTCATCGTTGTAGACCCAATGCTTGCAACTGGCGGCTCCGCAATTATGGCTATCGATTGCTTGAAAAAACGCGGCGCTCGCAACATGAAATTCATGTGTCTAGTAGCAGCTCCTGAAGGCGTTAAAGCTCTTCAAGACGCACATCCAGACGTAGAAATCTACGTAGCAGGTTTAGACGAGAAGTTAGACGAAAATGGTTATATCCGTCCAGGCTTAGGAGATGCTGGCGATAGATTATTCGGAACTAAATAA
- the glyA gene encoding serine hydroxymethyltransferase — MVYLQKQDKEVFDAIKLELGRQRANIELIASENFVSEQVMEAMGSVLTNKYAEGYPGKRYYGGCEFVDIVEDLARDRAKKLFGAEYANVQPHSGAQANMAVYHTVLEPGDTVLGMNLSHGGHLTHGSPVNFSGVLYNFVEYGVREDTKEIDYDIVREAALKHKPKMIVAGASAYPRKIDFAKFREIADEVGAYLMVDMAHIAGLVAAGLHQNPVPYADFTTTTTHKTLRGPRGGMILAKAEWEQKLNKSIFPGIQGGPLMHVIAAKAVAFGEALQPEFTAYCEQIIRNSKKLAETLQANDVAVLTGGSDNHLLLIDLKPLGLTGKAAEKVLDEVGITVNKNTIPFETESPFVTSGIRVGVAAVTTRGFDEVAIEKVGVLISEVLHNLENEEVLADVKARVATLTNEYPLYPSL, encoded by the coding sequence ATGGTCTATTTACAAAAGCAAGATAAGGAAGTTTTTGATGCAATTAAGTTAGAGCTTGGTAGACAACGCGCGAATATCGAATTAATCGCATCTGAGAATTTTGTTAGTGAGCAAGTAATGGAAGCAATGGGTTCTGTATTAACGAATAAATATGCAGAAGGTTATCCAGGGAAACGCTATTACGGCGGATGTGAATTCGTGGATATTGTGGAAGATTTAGCACGCGACCGCGCGAAAAAATTATTTGGCGCTGAATATGCGAATGTCCAACCACACTCAGGTGCTCAAGCGAATATGGCAGTTTATCATACAGTGCTTGAACCAGGCGATACCGTTCTTGGTATGAACCTTTCACATGGTGGGCATTTAACACATGGTAGCCCAGTAAATTTCAGCGGTGTTTTATACAATTTTGTTGAATACGGCGTTCGTGAAGATACGAAAGAAATTGATTACGATATCGTTCGTGAAGCTGCTTTAAAACATAAGCCAAAAATGATTGTGGCGGGCGCAAGTGCTTATCCACGTAAAATCGATTTTGCTAAATTCCGCGAAATTGCTGATGAAGTTGGCGCATACTTAATGGTAGATATGGCGCATATTGCTGGTCTTGTTGCTGCTGGCTTGCATCAAAATCCAGTTCCTTATGCTGATTTTACAACGACAACTACCCATAAAACGCTTCGTGGACCTCGCGGCGGAATGATTTTAGCCAAAGCAGAATGGGAACAAAAATTAAATAAATCGATTTTCCCAGGAATCCAAGGTGGACCGTTAATGCACGTAATCGCAGCGAAAGCAGTGGCGTTTGGTGAAGCGTTACAACCTGAATTCACGGCGTACTGTGAACAAATTATTCGTAACTCTAAAAAATTAGCAGAAACACTTCAAGCGAATGATGTTGCTGTTTTAACAGGTGGTTCGGATAATCATTTACTATTAATCGATTTAAAACCACTAGGCTTAACAGGGAAAGCAGCGGAGAAAGTATTAGATGAAGTTGGTATTACCGTGAATAAAAATACCATTCCATTCGAAACGGAAAGCCCATTTGTCACAAGTGGTATCCGTGTAGGTGTTGCTGCAGTGACCACTCGTGGATTTGATGAAGTTGCGATTGAAAAAGTTGGTGTACTTATTTCAGAAGTACTGCATAATTTAGAAAATGAAGAAGTTCTCGCAGATGTAAAAGCACGCGTGGCTACTTTAACAAATGAATATCCGCTTTATCCAAGTTTATAA
- the atpA gene encoding F0F1 ATP synthase subunit alpha, whose amino-acid sequence MSIKAEEISSIIKQQIENYHSELKVSDVGTVTYIGDGIARAHGLDNAMAGELLEFSNGVMGMAQNLETNDVGIIILGPYTEIREGDEVRRTGKIMEVPVGEALIGRVVNSLGQPVDGLGPIETTGTRPIEAVAPGVMQRQSVNEPLQTGIKAIDALVPIGRGQRELIIGDRQTGKTSVAIDTILNQADQDMICIYVAIGQKESTVRNAVETLRHHGALDYTIVVTAAASQPAPLLYLAPYAGVAMAEEFMYNGKHVLVVYDDLSKQAAAYRELSLLLRRPPGREAYPGDVFYLHSRLLERAAKLNDSLGGGSITALPFVETQAGDISAYIPTNVISITDGQIFLQSDLFFSGVRPAINAGLSVSRVGGSAQIKAMKTVAGTLRLDLAAYRELESFSQFGSDLDAATRAKLERGKRTVEVLKQDLHKPLKVEKQVLILYALVHKYLDDVPVHDVLRFESEMNTWFDHNHPELLEEIRTTKKLPDEAKLEAALKEFKNTFVPSEEK is encoded by the coding sequence ATGAGCATTAAGGCTGAAGAGATCAGCTCAATCATAAAACAGCAGATTGAAAATTATCATTCTGAACTAAAAGTGAGTGATGTTGGTACGGTTACCTACATTGGTGACGGTATTGCGCGTGCTCATGGACTCGATAATGCAATGGCTGGTGAATTGTTAGAGTTCTCAAATGGTGTAATGGGTATGGCCCAAAACTTAGAAACAAATGATGTTGGTATCATTATTCTAGGTCCTTACACTGAAATCCGTGAAGGCGATGAAGTTCGTCGTACCGGTAAAATCATGGAAGTTCCTGTTGGCGAAGCGCTTATTGGGCGTGTAGTTAACTCATTAGGTCAACCAGTTGATGGTTTAGGCCCAATTGAAACAACTGGAACTCGTCCGATCGAGGCAGTAGCACCTGGTGTTATGCAACGTCAATCGGTAAACGAACCATTACAAACAGGTATTAAAGCGATTGATGCACTTGTTCCTATTGGTCGTGGTCAACGTGAGTTAATCATTGGTGACCGCCAAACTGGTAAAACATCTGTAGCAATTGATACTATTCTAAACCAAGCTGACCAAGACATGATTTGTATTTATGTCGCTATCGGTCAAAAAGAATCTACAGTACGTAATGCCGTAGAAACTTTACGTCATCACGGTGCGTTAGATTACACAATCGTCGTAACTGCTGCTGCATCACAACCGGCGCCACTTCTTTACTTGGCTCCTTATGCTGGTGTTGCAATGGCCGAAGAATTCATGTATAACGGCAAACACGTTTTAGTTGTATATGATGATTTATCCAAACAAGCAGCTGCTTACCGTGAGCTGTCCCTATTACTTCGTCGTCCTCCAGGTCGTGAAGCATACCCAGGGGATGTTTTCTACTTGCACTCCCGTTTACTTGAACGTGCTGCAAAATTAAATGATAGCCTAGGTGGCGGATCCATTACGGCTCTTCCATTCGTAGAAACACAAGCCGGAGATATCTCTGCTTATATTCCTACAAACGTTATCTCTATTACAGACGGACAAATTTTCTTGCAATCTGATTTATTCTTCTCCGGAGTACGTCCAGCGATCAATGCCGGTCTTTCTGTATCCCGTGTAGGTGGATCAGCGCAAATTAAAGCAATGAAAACTGTTGCCGGAACACTTCGTCTAGATCTCGCCGCTTACCGTGAGTTAGAATCCTTCTCACAGTTCGGTTCAGACTTAGATGCAGCTACTCGTGCGAAACTAGAACGTGGTAAACGTACAGTAGAAGTTCTAAAACAAGATTTGCACAAACCTTTGAAAGTTGAAAAACAAGTATTGATTCTTTATGCACTTGTTCATAAATATCTGGATGATGTACCAGTTCATGATGTACTGCGTTTTGAGTCCGAAATGAATACATGGTTTGATCATAATCACCCAGAGCTTTTGGAAGAAATTCGTACAACGAAAAAACTTCCTGACGAAGCGAAACTTGAAGCAGCATTAAAAGAATTTAAAAATACATTTGTTCCTTCTGAAGAAAAATAA
- the prmC gene encoding peptide chain release factor N(5)-glutamine methyltransferase, with protein MTQISQLLKNAEAILLEKGLDQNAAEILLETRMGLSRSELWMEINRELEPNHEKQFEEDFARYLAGEPVQYILKTAPFYGYDFLVTEDVLIPRPETEELVACAEDFLKKHSVKNVLDVCTGSGIIAIALKKAFPEISMTASDISAPALAVAKKNALLLNADVRFVETDLLEAFKQNEERFDMIVANPPYISEAEKAEMSDYVLKNEPSLALFAENDGLAIYERFVDNLKYVLNSSFWVGVEIGYTQGERVKQLFEKSYPHSTIIIHKDINSKDRYVTCSNILV; from the coding sequence ATGACGCAAATTAGTCAGTTGCTAAAAAATGCTGAAGCAATCCTTCTTGAAAAAGGGCTAGACCAAAATGCAGCAGAAATTTTACTAGAAACCAGAATGGGACTTTCGCGTTCTGAGCTTTGGATGGAAATTAATCGCGAACTTGAACCGAATCATGAAAAGCAATTCGAGGAAGATTTTGCTAGATACTTAGCTGGCGAGCCAGTGCAGTATATTTTAAAAACAGCACCTTTTTATGGCTATGATTTTTTAGTGACAGAAGATGTTCTTATTCCGCGGCCTGAAACAGAAGAGTTAGTCGCTTGTGCGGAGGATTTTTTGAAAAAACATTCAGTTAAAAACGTGCTAGATGTTTGTACTGGAAGCGGGATTATCGCGATTGCGCTCAAAAAAGCATTTCCTGAGATTTCGATGACGGCTTCTGATATTTCGGCTCCAGCACTTGCCGTGGCCAAAAAGAATGCATTGTTATTAAATGCGGATGTGCGTTTTGTCGAAACAGATTTACTTGAAGCATTTAAACAAAACGAAGAACGATTCGATATGATTGTCGCCAATCCGCCCTATATTTCTGAAGCAGAAAAAGCAGAAATGTCGGATTATGTGCTAAAAAACGAACCTTCATTAGCATTATTTGCTGAAAATGATGGACTCGCTATTTATGAACGATTTGTGGATAACTTAAAATATGTCCTAAATTCCTCTTTTTGGGTAGGGGTGGAGATAGGTTATACACAAGGCGAGCGTGTAAAACAATTATTCGAAAAAAGTTATCCACATTCTACAATTATTATCCACAAAGATATCAATTCAAAAGATCGCTACGTAACATGCTCTAATATATTGGTATAA
- a CDS encoding F0F1 ATP synthase subunit delta — protein MSKDLEVAGRYANALFQVAQDKDLVDVFSEELTELKAALNANKDFVKLLENPTFTTEQKKNLASAVFEKINPTLRDFIYLLIDRSREDYLSVIADVYQKRVNDLNGVADADVYSVVPLSEQELTALSRVFAAKMNKTKLNIQNHIDKSLLGGVKVVIGTRIYDDSLKTKLKDMERQIKA, from the coding sequence ATGAGTAAAGATTTGGAAGTTGCAGGTCGCTATGCCAATGCGCTTTTTCAAGTAGCCCAAGATAAAGATTTAGTCGACGTTTTTTCAGAAGAACTAACTGAATTAAAAGCCGCATTAAATGCTAATAAAGATTTTGTGAAACTACTTGAAAATCCTACTTTCACGACCGAGCAAAAGAAAAATCTTGCCAGCGCTGTTTTTGAAAAAATCAATCCGACATTAAGAGATTTTATTTATCTTTTAATCGACCGTAGCAGAGAAGATTATCTTTCTGTTATTGCGGACGTTTACCAAAAACGCGTAAACGACTTGAATGGAGTTGCGGATGCAGATGTTTATTCTGTTGTTCCACTTTCCGAACAAGAACTTACGGCGCTCTCGAGAGTATTTGCTGCGAAAATGAACAAAACAAAATTAAACATTCAAAACCACATTGATAAATCCCTTCTTGGTGGAGTCAAAGTGGTTATTGGAACCCGTATATATGATGACAGTCTAAAAACGAAATTAAAGGACATGGAACGGCAAATTAAAGCCTAG
- the atpF gene encoding F0F1 ATP synthase subunit B, whose amino-acid sequence MLQPHLVIGSAFTFGDAFFTLFAFSILLVLIRIYAWKPLMGIMKEREEHIGSEIDAAEESRAQAEQLLAEQKSVLQQARVESQTMIENAKQLGEKEREEIVKTARRESERIKEEAKSDIAREKEDAISALREQVGSLSVLIASKVIEKNLDEKEQSNLIQDYIERLGDDK is encoded by the coding sequence GTGTTACAACCACATTTAGTAATTGGTTCCGCATTTACGTTTGGTGATGCATTCTTTACGCTTTTTGCTTTTTCGATTTTGCTAGTTTTAATCCGAATTTATGCTTGGAAACCTCTTATGGGAATTATGAAAGAGCGTGAAGAGCATATTGGTTCTGAAATTGATGCGGCGGAAGAAAGTCGCGCTCAAGCAGAACAACTACTTGCTGAACAAAAAAGTGTTTTACAACAAGCTCGTGTGGAATCTCAAACAATGATTGAGAACGCAAAACAGCTTGGTGAAAAAGAACGCGAAGAAATTGTCAAAACTGCTAGACGTGAATCAGAACGTATAAAAGAAGAAGCGAAATCCGATATTGCACGTGAAAAAGAAGATGCTATTTCTGCTCTTCGCGAACAAGTCGGTTCCTTATCTGTTCTTATTGCATCGAAAGTCATCGAAAAAAATCTGGACGAAAAAGAGCAATCTAACCTTATCCAAGATTATATCGAAAGGCTAGGGGATGACAAATGA
- a CDS encoding L-threonylcarbamoyladenylate synthase — protein MQTIHWKITKQQSNQAIYQEAAELLQNGECVAFPTETVYGLGADATNQAAIQKIYAAKGRPSDNPLIVHIARLDQMNSFVASYPPKAIQLMEKFWPGPLTVILPLKKDSLAANVSAGLSTVGVRMPEHPVSLALINAANVPVAAPSANRSGKPSPTTADHVIEDLDGKIAGIIDGGATGVGLESTVIDCSLEMPIILRPGGITKEQIEQVIGPVDISTNNTKETEKPKAPGMKYTHYAPKAPVYLIEGSTPFWQKEINKVEAANKKLGILATKELIDQLTTSAAVETTGSIKALDEIATSLYKGLRAFDHADVDIIFAEVYPETELGAAIMNRLEKAAGNRRITE, from the coding sequence ATGCAAACCATTCATTGGAAAATAACCAAACAACAATCAAATCAAGCTATCTATCAAGAAGCAGCAGAATTACTACAAAATGGCGAATGCGTGGCTTTTCCAACCGAAACAGTCTACGGTCTTGGAGCAGATGCAACTAACCAAGCCGCTATTCAAAAAATATATGCAGCAAAAGGTCGCCCGTCAGATAACCCATTAATTGTCCACATCGCCCGCCTTGATCAAATGAATTCATTTGTGGCAAGTTATCCACCGAAAGCCATCCAACTCATGGAAAAATTTTGGCCAGGACCACTAACGGTTATCCTTCCTTTGAAAAAAGATAGTTTGGCTGCGAACGTTTCTGCAGGCTTATCCACAGTTGGTGTCCGCATGCCGGAACATCCTGTAAGTCTAGCGTTAATAAACGCAGCGAACGTTCCTGTTGCGGCTCCGAGTGCGAATCGTTCTGGAAAACCCAGCCCAACAACAGCGGACCATGTTATAGAAGATTTAGATGGGAAAATTGCTGGAATTATCGATGGTGGCGCAACTGGTGTTGGTTTAGAGTCTACCGTTATTGATTGTTCCTTAGAAATGCCAATTATTCTGCGGCCAGGCGGTATTACAAAAGAACAAATCGAGCAAGTAATTGGCCCTGTGGATATATCGACAAACAATACGAAAGAAACGGAAAAACCAAAAGCCCCGGGGATGAAATACACGCACTATGCTCCGAAAGCCCCGGTTTATCTTATAGAAGGATCTACTCCATTTTGGCAAAAGGAAATAAATAAAGTAGAAGCTGCGAATAAGAAACTTGGCATTTTGGCGACGAAAGAACTGATAGATCAGCTGACCACAAGTGCGGCGGTTGAAACAACGGGGAGTATAAAAGCATTGGACGAAATTGCAACGAGCCTTTACAAAGGTTTGCGGGCTTTTGATCACGCGGATGTAGATATTATTTTTGCAGAAGTGTATCCAGAAACGGAGCTGGGAGCCGCAATTATGAACCGATTAGAAAAAGCTGCTGGCAATAGGAGGATTACTGAATGA